Proteins encoded together in one Pseudomonas sp. TCU-HL1 window:
- a CDS encoding GlxA family transcriptional regulator, with product MKTMLEIGLLLYPGAQLAAAHGLSDLFTVANRMAAEHADADLPLLRVRHWTADEDGEIHCSHDSHPGAESQPTVVVALPCIGALPPAETLQPFANWLSRQHAAGVTLSSVCAGAFVLAQTGLLAGRPLTTHWSLARDLGERYPEVKVDADKLVVDDGDIITAGGVMAWTDLGLTLVDRLLGPTIAANTARFLALDLTRHSQQYFRRFTPRLTHGDEAVLRVQRWLQRQDARHVSLPVMAAEAGLGERTFLRRFQQATGLRPTEYCQQLRAAKARELLELTNRSVDQIAWEVGYQDPAAFRKVFNKMVGLSPTDYRRRFGRRSLGES from the coding sequence ATGAAGACCATGCTGGAGATCGGCCTCCTGCTCTATCCCGGTGCCCAGCTCGCAGCGGCCCACGGCCTCTCCGACCTGTTCACGGTGGCCAATCGCATGGCCGCCGAGCACGCCGACGCCGACCTTCCACTCTTGCGGGTGCGTCACTGGACAGCCGACGAGGACGGCGAAATCCACTGTTCCCACGACAGCCACCCAGGCGCCGAGAGCCAGCCCACGGTGGTGGTGGCGCTGCCCTGCATCGGTGCGCTGCCTCCCGCCGAAACCCTGCAACCCTTCGCCAACTGGCTCAGCCGCCAGCATGCAGCGGGCGTGACCTTGAGTTCGGTATGTGCCGGGGCCTTCGTACTGGCGCAAACGGGCCTGCTCGCCGGTCGGCCGCTGACCACCCACTGGAGCCTGGCCAGGGACCTGGGCGAGCGCTACCCGGAGGTGAAAGTGGATGCCGATAAACTGGTGGTGGACGACGGCGATATCATCACCGCCGGCGGCGTAATGGCCTGGACCGATCTTGGCCTGACCCTGGTGGATCGACTGCTGGGACCGACCATCGCCGCCAACACCGCGCGTTTCCTGGCGCTCGACCTCACCCGTCACTCCCAGCAGTATTTCCGCCGTTTCACCCCGCGCCTCACCCACGGCGACGAGGCGGTGCTCAGGGTGCAGCGCTGGCTGCAACGCCAGGACGCACGCCACGTCAGCCTGCCCGTCATGGCCGCCGAGGCCGGGCTGGGCGAGCGCACCTTCCTGCGGCGCTTCCAGCAGGCCACCGGCCTGCGCCCCACCGAGTACTGCCAGCAGCTGCGCGCCGCCAAGGCCCGTGAACTACTGGAACTTACCAACCGCTCGGTGGACCAGATCGCCTGGGAAGTCGGCTACCAGGACCCGGCAGCGTTCCGGAAGGTGTTCAACAAGATGGTCGGGCTCTCGCCCACGGATTACCGGCGGCGGTTTGGGCGGCGGAGCCTGGGGGAATCGTGA
- a CDS encoding LysR family transcriptional regulator codes for MELRHLRYFIAVAEELHFGRAAEQLGISQPPLSQQIQALEEEIGARLLERTNRRVELTEAGRRFLDEARQVLVQVDKAVQLARRAHRGELGELKVGFTSSAPFTSSIPRSIHAFRQAYPDVHLELTEGSSAETVKALLEDSLQVGVIRPLNLPDNLLAVELFSEPLVAVLRADHPLAAGSEDGIPFSALADEPFVFFPRTFGTGLYDQMLALAREAGFTPRVAQEASEAMTIIGLVSAGLGVSVLPASFRRTRVDGVVYRTLLDPGATTAVWLVRKRSERSPLALSFIELVTREAAAIRERRAE; via the coding sequence ATGGAATTGAGACACCTGCGCTACTTCATCGCCGTGGCCGAGGAACTGCACTTCGGTCGCGCCGCCGAGCAACTGGGCATCTCCCAGCCGCCCCTGAGCCAGCAGATACAGGCACTGGAAGAGGAAATCGGCGCGCGCCTACTGGAGCGCACCAATCGCCGGGTGGAGCTGACCGAAGCCGGTCGCCGCTTCCTCGACGAGGCCCGCCAGGTCCTGGTGCAGGTGGACAAGGCCGTGCAGCTGGCGCGCCGCGCCCACCGGGGCGAACTGGGCGAGCTGAAGGTGGGTTTCACCTCCTCGGCGCCCTTCACCTCCAGCATTCCCCGCAGCATCCACGCCTTTCGCCAGGCCTACCCGGACGTACACCTGGAACTCACCGAGGGCAGCAGCGCCGAAACGGTCAAGGCGCTGCTGGAAGACAGCCTGCAAGTGGGGGTGATCCGTCCCCTGAACCTGCCGGATAACCTGCTGGCGGTGGAACTGTTCAGCGAACCGCTGGTGGCCGTCCTGCGCGCCGACCATCCACTGGCTGCCGGCAGCGAGGACGGCATCCCGTTCAGCGCCCTGGCCGATGAGCCCTTCGTGTTCTTCCCGCGTACATTCGGCACCGGACTCTACGACCAGATGCTCGCGCTTGCCCGCGAAGCCGGCTTCACACCACGGGTCGCCCAGGAAGCCAGCGAAGCCATGACCATCATCGGCCTGGTATCGGCCGGGCTTGGGGTGTCGGTGCTACCCGCCTCCTTCCGCCGGACCCGCGTCGATGGCGTGGTCTATCGCACCCTGCTGGACCCGGGCGCCACCACCGCCGTCTGGCTGGTACGCAAGCGCAGTGAGCGCTCGCCCCTGGCGCTGTCGTTCATTGAACTCGTAACCCGCGAAGCCGCTGCCATCCGGGAACGCAGGGCCGAGTGA
- a CDS encoding LTA synthase family protein, translated as MTAQEPVATRQSSFNLDRPTVKSHLTFTLFSACALLVMYSLLRLALLVYNSDQIGDSPASVFVEAFYNGLRFDLRVVVFACVPLLLSLLSVHAMAARGLHRIWLTLFASLTLFLGISELDFYREFHQRLNSLVFQYMQEDLGTVASMIWNGFPVGRYLIGWALATAMLYLLFRSLDLLSRPRASVAASIPPTRRTTAPWFSRVAIFMVCLVVAIVAVRGHLRQGPPLRWGDAFTTDSMFANQLGLNGTLTLVDAAKNSFSSHRDNAWKATLPEDEALASVREMLLTPNDKLVDADTAAIRRDFTPPAEGTLPIKNVVVILMESFAGRYVGAMGSPEGITPYFDNLAKEGLLFDRFFSNGTHTHQGMFATMACFPNLPSFEYLMRTPEGAHKFSGLPQLLSARDYNDLYVYNGNFQWDNQSGFFSNQGMTRFVGREDFVNPVFMDPTWGVSDQDMFDRGAAELAKMPTDKPFYALLQTLSNHTPYALPTDLPVERVTGHGAHDEHLTAMRYADWALGQFFEKARKEPYFKDTLFVVVGDHGFGSDKQLTEMDLFRFNVPLLLIGPGVQEKFGSLNHNVATQIDIVPTIMGRLGGEVRHQCWGRDLLNLPESDPGIGVIKPSGSDQTVAIVSSDRILIQPKDFPARLYQYQLGADAKAERIPGDSDPRLQKYLEAFLQTATGSLLNNTAGVEDSKHNQ; from the coding sequence ATGACCGCACAGGAACCCGTAGCCACCCGGCAGTCCTCGTTCAACCTGGACCGCCCCACCGTCAAGAGCCACCTCACCTTCACCCTGTTCAGCGCCTGTGCGCTGCTGGTGATGTACAGCCTGCTGCGGCTGGCCCTGCTGGTGTACAACAGCGACCAGATCGGCGACAGCCCGGCGTCTGTCTTCGTCGAGGCCTTCTACAACGGCCTGCGTTTCGACCTGCGGGTCGTCGTGTTCGCCTGCGTTCCCCTGCTGCTGTCCCTGCTCAGCGTCCATGCCATGGCCGCCCGTGGCCTGCACCGGATCTGGCTGACTCTCTTCGCCAGCCTCACCCTGTTCCTCGGCATCAGCGAACTGGACTTCTACCGCGAGTTCCACCAGCGCCTGAACAGCCTGGTGTTCCAGTACATGCAGGAAGACCTGGGCACCGTTGCCAGCATGATCTGGAACGGCTTCCCGGTCGGTCGCTACCTGATCGGCTGGGCCCTGGCCACCGCCATGCTCTACCTGCTGTTCCGCAGCCTGGACCTGCTGAGCCGTCCGCGCGCGTCTGTCGCCGCGAGCATCCCGCCCACCAGGCGCACCACCGCCCCCTGGTTCAGTCGCGTGGCGATCTTCATGGTCTGCCTGGTAGTCGCGATCGTCGCCGTCCGTGGCCATCTGCGCCAGGGCCCGCCGCTGCGCTGGGGCGACGCCTTCACCACCGACTCCATGTTCGCCAACCAGCTCGGCCTGAATGGCACGCTGACCCTGGTGGACGCCGCCAAGAACAGCTTCTCTTCCCATCGCGACAACGCCTGGAAGGCCACCCTGCCCGAGGATGAGGCGCTGGCCAGCGTGCGCGAAATGCTGTTGACCCCCAACGACAAGCTGGTGGACGCCGACACGGCCGCCATCCGCCGCGATTTCACCCCGCCGGCCGAAGGCACGCTGCCGATCAAGAACGTTGTGGTGATCCTGATGGAGAGCTTCGCGGGCCGTTATGTCGGTGCCATGGGCAGCCCGGAGGGCATCACACCCTACTTCGACAATCTGGCGAAGGAAGGGCTGCTGTTCGACCGTTTCTTCTCCAACGGTACCCACACCCACCAGGGGATGTTCGCCACCATGGCCTGCTTCCCCAACCTGCCCAGCTTCGAGTACCTGATGCGCACCCCCGAAGGCGCGCACAAGTTCTCCGGCCTGCCGCAGTTGCTCAGCGCCCGCGACTACAACGACCTGTACGTCTACAACGGTAACTTCCAGTGGGATAACCAGTCCGGCTTCTTCAGCAACCAGGGCATGACCCGTTTCGTCGGCCGCGAAGACTTCGTCAATCCGGTGTTCATGGACCCGACCTGGGGCGTGTCCGACCAGGACATGTTCGACCGTGGCGCCGCCGAACTGGCGAAGATGCCCACCGACAAACCTTTCTATGCCCTGCTGCAAACCCTCTCCAACCACACGCCCTATGCACTGCCGACCGACCTGCCGGTTGAGCGGGTGACCGGTCACGGCGCCCATGACGAGCACCTGACCGCCATGCGCTATGCCGACTGGGCCCTGGGCCAGTTCTTCGAAAAAGCACGCAAGGAACCCTACTTCAAGGACACCCTGTTCGTGGTGGTCGGCGACCATGGCTTCGGCAGCGACAAGCAGCTCACGGAAATGGACCTGTTCCGCTTCAACGTACCGCTGCTGCTGATCGGCCCCGGCGTGCAGGAAAAGTTCGGCAGCCTCAACCACAACGTCGCCACCCAGATCGACATCGTGCCCACCATCATGGGCCGCCTCGGCGGCGAAGTGCGCCACCAGTGCTGGGGCCGCGATCTGCTGAACCTGCCGGAAAGTGATCCGGGCATCGGCGTGATCAAGCCCTCGGGCAGCGACCAGACGGTGGCCATCGTCAGCAGCGATCGCATCCTGATCCAGCCCAAGGACTTCCCGGCGCGCCTGTACCAGTACCAGCTGGGCGCCGATGCCAAGGCCGAACGCATCCCCGGCGACAGCGACCCACGGCTGCAGAAATACCTGGAAGCCTTCCTGCAGACCGCCACCGGCAGCCTGCTGAACAACACCGCAGGTGTTGAAGACAGCAAGCACAACCAGTGA
- a CDS encoding methyltransferase family protein, whose protein sequence is MSRSSLLLITLASTFAYLGLTILGWGGLGAFFSHPPLVALTLVLFALTFLAPFSGGNLSSGIREDRRNRWVLAVFGVIGVLSAFLPAYTDRLDVWTFGGNGVRWLGVFLFAAGGALRLWPVFVLGNRFSGLVAIQPGHQLVTDGIYGLIRHPSYLGLMVSSLGWALAFRSGVGLLLVALTLPPLLARIHAEEAMLRTEFGEEYEAYCARTSRLIPGVY, encoded by the coding sequence ATGTCCCGGTCCAGCCTGCTGCTCATCACGCTTGCCAGCACCTTTGCCTATCTGGGTCTGACCATCCTCGGCTGGGGCGGACTCGGCGCGTTCTTCAGCCATCCACCGCTGGTGGCGTTGACCCTGGTGCTCTTCGCCCTCACCTTCCTGGCACCTTTCTCCGGCGGCAACCTCAGCAGCGGCATCCGGGAAGACCGCCGCAATCGCTGGGTGCTGGCGGTATTCGGCGTCATCGGCGTGCTCAGCGCCTTCCTTCCGGCCTACACCGATCGTCTCGATGTCTGGACCTTTGGCGGCAATGGCGTGCGTTGGCTGGGTGTGTTCCTGTTCGCCGCCGGCGGTGCCCTGCGTCTGTGGCCGGTGTTCGTGCTGGGCAACCGCTTCAGCGGCCTGGTCGCCATCCAGCCCGGTCACCAGTTGGTGACCGACGGAATTTACGGCCTGATCCGTCACCCCAGCTACCTGGGTCTGATGGTCAGCTCACTCGGCTGGGCCCTGGCCTTCCGCTCCGGCGTCGGCCTGCTGCTGGTAGCGCTGACCCTGCCGCCGCTGCTGGCCCGTATCCATGCAGAAGAGGCGATGCTGCGCACCGAGTTCGGCGAGGAGTACGAGGCCTACTGCGCACGCACCTCGCGGTTGATTCCCGGAGTCTACTGA
- a CDS encoding DUF2025 family protein translates to MSITSADICNAADALKGFVGFNRKLGKYIVRFSEDSFGMDVPDDSIIPACEFVWAARTDQLMTLSRECLQILLDQNINDRLNLCDALLVYLRRTDLPEISAERRRL, encoded by the coding sequence ATGAGCATCACATCCGCCGACATCTGCAACGCCGCCGACGCCCTCAAGGGATTCGTCGGTTTCAACCGCAAGCTGGGCAAGTACATCGTCCGTTTCAGCGAAGACTCGTTCGGCATGGACGTGCCGGACGACAGCATCATTCCGGCCTGCGAGTTCGTCTGGGCAGCAAGAACCGACCAGTTGATGACCCTCAGCCGCGAGTGCCTGCAGATCCTGCTTGACCAGAACATCAACGACCGCCTCAACCTGTGCGACGCGCTGCTGGTCTACCTGCGCCGCACGGACTTGCCGGAGATCAGCGCGGAGCGCCGGCGGCTTTGA
- the hppD gene encoding 4-hydroxyphenylpyruvate dioxygenase — protein sequence MADIFENPMGLMGFEFIEFASPTPNTLEPIFAMMGFTKVATHRSKDVHLYRQGEINLILNNEPRSQAAYFAAEHGPSVCGMAFRVKNAHQAYARALELGAQPIEIPTGPMELRLPAIKGIGGAPLYLIDRFGEGSSIYDIDFEFIEGVDRHPQGAGLKIIDHLTHNVYRGRMAYWADFYEKLFNFREIRYFDIKGEYTGLTSKAMTAPDGMIRIPLNEESSKGAGQIEEFLMQFNGEGIQHVAFFTDDLIKTWDELKALGMRFMTAPPATYYEMLQGRLPDHGEPEGELQSRGILLDGTTEGGSKRLLLQIFSETLMGPVFFEFIQRKGDDGFGEGNFKALFESIERDQIRRGVLSTE from the coding sequence ATGGCTGACATCTTCGAAAACCCCATGGGCCTGATGGGCTTTGAATTCATCGAATTCGCGTCCCCCACCCCCAATACCCTGGAACCCATCTTCGCCATGATGGGCTTCACCAAGGTCGCGACCCATCGTTCCAAGGACGTGCACCTGTATCGCCAGGGCGAGATCAACCTGATCCTCAACAATGAGCCCAGGAGCCAGGCTGCCTACTTCGCCGCCGAGCACGGTCCGTCCGTCTGCGGCATGGCCTTCCGCGTGAAGAACGCCCACCAGGCCTATGCCCGCGCCCTGGAACTGGGTGCCCAGCCCATCGAGATCCCCACCGGCCCGATGGAACTGCGCCTACCGGCGATCAAGGGTATCGGCGGCGCGCCGCTGTACTTGATCGACCGTTTCGGCGAAGGCTCCTCGATCTACGACATCGACTTCGAGTTCATCGAAGGCGTCGACCGCCACCCGCAAGGTGCCGGCCTGAAGATCATCGACCACCTGACCCACAACGTGTATCGCGGCCGTATGGCCTACTGGGCGGACTTCTACGAGAAGCTGTTCAACTTCCGCGAGATCCGCTACTTCGACATCAAGGGCGAATACACCGGCCTGACCTCCAAGGCCATGACCGCGCCGGACGGCATGATCCGCATCCCGCTGAACGAAGAGTCCTCCAAGGGCGCGGGCCAGATCGAAGAGTTCCTGATGCAGTTCAACGGCGAAGGCATCCAGCACGTGGCCTTCTTCACCGACGACCTGATCAAGACCTGGGACGAACTCAAAGCCTTAGGGATGCGCTTCATGACCGCGCCGCCGGCCACCTACTATGAGATGCTCCAGGGCCGCCTGCCGGACCATGGCGAACCGGAAGGCGAGCTGCAATCACGCGGCATCCTGCTGGACGGCACCACCGAAGGCGGCAGCAAGCGCCTGCTACTGCAGATATTCTCGGAAACCCTGATGGGCCCGGTGTTCTTCGAGTTCATCCAGCGCAAGGGTGACGACGGTTTCGGCGAGGGCAACTTCAAGGCCCTGTTCGAATCCATCGAGCGCGACCAGATTCGCCGTGGCGTACTGAGTACCGAATAA
- the maiA gene encoding maleylacetoacetate isomerase: protein MDLYTYYRSTSSYRVRIALALKGLDAQHIPVNLIQDGGQQHTPEYKAVNPQGRVPSLRTDDGQVLIQSPAIIEYLEERFPQPALLPHDLEARARQRAVAAIIGCDIHPLHNVAVLNRLRGLKVEESEVMNWIRHWIAEGFNAVEALIGDEGFCFGEPGLADVYLLPQVYAARRFELDLSHYPKIARVERLALKHPAFIQAHPDQQADKPA from the coding sequence ATGGACCTCTACACCTATTACCGCTCCACGTCCTCCTACCGGGTGCGCATTGCCCTGGCACTGAAAGGACTGGATGCCCAGCACATCCCGGTGAACCTGATCCAGGACGGCGGCCAGCAACACACACCCGAATACAAGGCGGTCAATCCCCAAGGCCGCGTACCCAGCCTGCGAACCGACGACGGTCAGGTGCTGATCCAGTCCCCCGCCATCATCGAGTACCTCGAAGAACGCTTTCCCCAGCCGGCCCTTCTTCCGCACGACCTCGAAGCACGTGCCCGCCAGCGCGCCGTAGCCGCCATCATCGGTTGCGACATCCACCCGCTGCACAACGTCGCGGTGCTCAACCGCCTGCGTGGCCTGAAGGTGGAGGAGAGCGAGGTGATGAACTGGATTCGCCACTGGATCGCCGAAGGCTTCAACGCAGTCGAAGCCTTGATAGGCGATGAGGGGTTCTGCTTCGGCGAACCGGGCTTGGCCGACGTCTACCTGCTACCGCAGGTCTATGCCGCACGCCGCTTCGAACTGGACCTGTCACACTATCCAAAGATCGCCCGGGTAGAACGCCTCGCCCTCAAGCATCCGGCGTTCATCCAGGCGCACCCCGACCAGCAAGCCGACAAACCGGCCTGA
- a CDS encoding MFS transporter, translating into MSKPLAVLKTEDEPAFSEAARDPAEALPDAAANDPELPTYIRKGTPQFMRTSLALFSGGFATFALLYCIQPMMPVLSRAFAITAAQSSLALSVSTVMLALGLLVTGPLSDAIGRKPVMVVSLIAAALFTLASAAMPTWEGVLVMRALVGLALSGLAAVAMTYLSEEIHPHHLGLSMGLYIGGNAIGGMSGRLISGVMVDFVSWHAALAVLGGLALLAGLVFWRVLPESRHFRPAPLKPSTLLEGYRLHFRDAGLPWLFLTGFLLMGAFVTLFNYIGYRLLAAPYQMSQALVGVLSVVYLSGIYSSAWVGSLADKLGRRKVLWAAILLMLGGLVLTLFSPLGVILAGMAIFTFGFFGAHSVASSWIGRRAQRAKGQASSLYLFSYYVGSSLAGTLGGLFWHHYGWEGVGLFIGGLLVLAVAVALHLARLPALPGNAIVQPAH; encoded by the coding sequence GTGAGCAAACCCCTGGCAGTACTCAAGACCGAAGACGAGCCTGCGTTTAGCGAGGCGGCCCGTGACCCAGCCGAAGCGCTGCCGGACGCCGCCGCCAATGATCCTGAACTCCCCACCTACATCCGCAAGGGCACGCCGCAGTTCATGCGTACCTCGCTGGCGCTGTTCTCCGGCGGCTTCGCGACGTTCGCCCTGCTGTACTGCATCCAGCCGATGATGCCGGTGCTGTCCAGGGCCTTCGCCATCACCGCCGCCCAGAGCAGTCTGGCGCTCTCGGTGTCCACCGTCATGCTCGCCCTCGGCCTGCTGGTTACCGGCCCGTTGTCAGACGCCATCGGCCGCAAGCCGGTGATGGTCGTCTCGCTGATTGCCGCCGCGCTCTTCACCCTGGCCAGCGCGGCCATGCCGACCTGGGAAGGCGTGCTGGTCATGCGCGCCCTGGTGGGGCTGGCCCTGAGCGGCCTGGCCGCCGTTGCCATGACGTACCTGAGCGAGGAAATCCATCCGCACCACCTCGGCTTGTCCATGGGGCTGTACATCGGCGGCAACGCCATTGGTGGCATGAGCGGGCGCCTGATCAGCGGCGTGATGGTGGATTTCGTTTCCTGGCATGCGGCACTGGCGGTGCTCGGCGGCTTGGCGCTGCTGGCCGGGCTGGTGTTCTGGCGGGTGCTGCCCGAGTCCCGGCATTTCCGCCCGGCGCCACTCAAGCCGTCCACCCTGCTGGAAGGCTATCGCCTGCATTTCCGTGACGCCGGCCTGCCCTGGCTGTTCCTCACCGGTTTCCTGCTGATGGGCGCTTTCGTCACCCTGTTCAACTACATCGGTTACCGCCTGCTGGCCGCGCCTTACCAGATGAGCCAGGCCCTGGTGGGCGTGCTTTCAGTGGTCTACCTCTCGGGTATCTACAGCTCGGCCTGGGTCGGTTCCCTGGCCGACAAGCTGGGGCGGCGCAAGGTGCTCTGGGCGGCCATCCTGCTGATGCTGGGCGGCCTGGTGCTGACCCTTTTCAGCCCGCTGGGGGTGATCCTGGCCGGCATGGCCATCTTCACCTTCGGCTTCTTCGGCGCCCACTCGGTGGCCAGCAGCTGGATCGGCCGCCGCGCCCAGCGCGCCAAGGGCCAGGCCTCGTCCCTCTACCTGTTCAGCTACTACGTCGGCTCCAGCCTGGCCGGCACACTCGGTGGCCTGTTCTGGCACCACTACGGCTGGGAGGGCGTCGGCCTGTTCATCGGCGGGCTGCTGGTGCTGGCGGTAGCCGTTGCGCTGCACCTGGCGCGGTTGCCGGCCCTGCCGGGCAACGCCATCGTCCAGCCGGCGCACTGA
- a CDS encoding cysteine hydrolase family protein, translating into MSKQAVIVVDIQNDYFPGGLWTLHGADAAADKAVRIIAGAREAGDLVVHIRHEFTSPDAPFFRPGTEGAHIHPKVLNAPGEPVVLKHFVNAFRETGLKDILDSNGVEKVTVVGSMSHMCVDGVTRAAADYGYEVTVIHDACATRDLEFNGKVVPAEQVHGAFMAALAFAYANVISTDEYLDQQGQ; encoded by the coding sequence ATGAGCAAGCAAGCCGTCATCGTAGTCGACATTCAGAACGATTATTTCCCCGGTGGCCTCTGGACGCTGCACGGCGCGGACGCCGCGGCCGACAAGGCGGTCCGGATCATCGCCGGTGCCCGCGAGGCCGGCGACCTGGTGGTACACATCCGTCACGAGTTCACCAGTCCGGACGCTCCCTTCTTCCGCCCCGGCACGGAGGGGGCGCACATCCATCCCAAGGTGCTGAACGCGCCTGGCGAGCCCGTCGTCCTCAAGCACTTCGTCAACGCCTTCCGCGAAACCGGGCTGAAGGACATCCTCGACAGCAACGGCGTGGAAAAGGTGACTGTGGTCGGCAGCATGAGCCACATGTGCGTCGACGGCGTCACCCGCGCGGCGGCTGACTATGGCTACGAGGTCACGGTGATCCACGATGCCTGCGCCACGCGGGACCTGGAGTTCAACGGCAAGGTCGTCCCCGCCGAACAGGTCCACGGCGCCTTCATGGCCGCCCTGGCTTTCGCCTACGCCAACGTGATCTCCACTGACGAGTACCTCGACCAGCAGGGGCAGTGA
- a CDS encoding LysR family transcriptional regulator, which translates to METLANLESFVRSAETGSFSAAARRLALTPAAVSRNVAILERNVGVRLFQRSTRKLTLTEAGERFLEAIGGSLEALQAAIAAIGNDQGEPAGVLKLSMPPSLGMTHILPLLPAFRARYPQVRLEWHLENRPVDLVAEGYDLAIGGGFELAQGIVARPLAPAHVIPVAAPSYLAGQTLPTDPAGLVGFDGIVMRSSRTGRARHWTLRDAAGNEVAAPLAETIMLNDPAAMREVALLGLGVAMLAVPDVLPWLERGELMRLLPQWYADAGAISLYYPSRSLLPAKTRAFIDFLIEHVERERLDRRFAGSLRT; encoded by the coding sequence ATGGAAACCCTCGCCAACCTCGAATCATTCGTGCGCAGCGCCGAGACCGGCAGCTTCTCCGCCGCCGCGCGCCGCCTTGCCCTGACCCCCGCCGCGGTCAGTCGCAACGTCGCGATACTGGAGCGCAACGTCGGTGTGCGCCTGTTCCAGCGCTCCACCCGAAAGCTCACGCTGACCGAAGCCGGCGAGCGCTTCCTCGAAGCGATCGGCGGCAGCCTCGAAGCCCTTCAGGCGGCCATTGCTGCCATTGGCAACGACCAGGGTGAGCCAGCCGGGGTGCTCAAACTGAGCATGCCGCCGAGCCTTGGCATGACCCACATCCTCCCGCTGCTGCCGGCGTTCCGCGCGCGCTACCCGCAGGTGCGTCTGGAATGGCACCTGGAAAACCGCCCGGTTGACCTGGTCGCCGAAGGCTACGACCTGGCCATCGGCGGCGGCTTCGAGCTGGCCCAGGGCATAGTCGCGCGCCCGCTGGCACCGGCCCATGTCATCCCCGTGGCTGCACCGTCGTACCTGGCGGGGCAGACCCTGCCGACCGACCCGGCCGGGCTGGTCGGGTTCGATGGCATTGTCATGCGCTCGTCGCGCACCGGCCGCGCGCGTCACTGGACCCTGCGCGACGCCGCCGGCAACGAAGTGGCCGCGCCGCTGGCCGAGACCATCATGCTCAACGACCCCGCCGCCATGCGCGAGGTGGCCCTGCTGGGGCTCGGCGTTGCGATGCTGGCGGTGCCCGATGTGCTGCCCTGGCTGGAGCGCGGCGAACTGATGCGGCTGTTGCCCCAGTGGTATGCCGATGCCGGTGCCATTTCCCTCTATTACCCCAGCCGCAGCCTGCTGCCGGCCAAGACCCGCGCCTTCATCGACTTTCTCATCGAACACGTCGAGCGTGAGCGATTGGACAGGCGTTTCGCGGGAAGCCTACGCACCTGA
- a CDS encoding RNA polymerase sigma factor has protein sequence MTTSNLDAVFIAQRTPLLRTLIRMVKNPSVAEELVQETYLRVATTLRERRVDHLEPFLFQTGRNLALDHLRHMRMQSRTMLDDIPDDVIQAVPAVTSSAEDRLHADKLLERLGASLSRLTERQQRIFIRSRLHGCGHAEIAEELDVSPSTVQKELKLIMAICVETLSRLETSQ, from the coding sequence GTGACCACCTCCAACCTCGACGCCGTATTCATCGCCCAACGCACCCCGCTGTTGCGCACCCTGATCCGGATGGTGAAGAACCCCAGCGTGGCCGAGGAACTGGTCCAGGAAACCTACTTGCGGGTGGCCACGACCCTGCGTGAGCGGCGTGTCGATCACCTTGAACCTTTTCTCTTCCAGACCGGCCGCAACCTCGCGCTGGACCACCTGCGGCACATGCGCATGCAGTCGCGGACCATGCTGGACGACATCCCCGACGACGTGATCCAGGCCGTGCCCGCCGTGACTTCCAGCGCCGAGGACAGGCTGCACGCCGACAAACTGCTGGAGCGCCTGGGAGCCAGCCTCTCGCGCCTGACCGAGCGCCAGCAGCGCATCTTCATCCGCAGCCGCCTGCACGGCTGCGGCCACGCCGAAATCGCCGAGGAACTGGACGTTTCTCCGAGCACGGTTCAGAAGGAACTGAAACTGATCATGGCCATCTGCGTCGAAACCCTCAGCCGCCTGGAGACATCCCAATGA